A genomic segment from Gilvibacter sp. SZ-19 encodes:
- a CDS encoding GNAT family N-acetyltransferase produces the protein MIRLAKKEEIPQILALTKACAQDMISRGIYQWNAHYPSKEAFELDLKRQELYLLFQDEILAGTITISTRKDAEYEEIDWLTKDGKQYYIHRLAVHPEFQGQGLARSLMDFAEGLARVNNVESIRLDTFSQNHRNQKFYEARGYKRLGNIYFPKQSEHPFYCYELPLNPKALG, from the coding sequence ATGATTCGGCTCGCAAAAAAAGAAGAAATACCTCAAATACTGGCCCTTACAAAGGCTTGTGCTCAGGATATGATCTCCCGTGGGATCTACCAATGGAATGCGCATTATCCGTCTAAAGAGGCTTTTGAGCTCGACTTAAAACGCCAAGAGCTCTACCTCTTATTTCAAGACGAGATCCTTGCCGGTACCATAACCATTTCCACCCGCAAAGATGCCGAATACGAGGAGATCGATTGGCTCACCAAAGATGGAAAGCAATATTACATACATCGGTTGGCGGTGCATCCTGAGTTTCAAGGTCAGGGTTTAGCCAGATCACTAATGGATTTTGCAGAAGGGCTTGCAAGAGTGAACAATGTGGAATCCATCCGGCTAGATACCTTTAGCCAGAATCACAGGAATCAAAAGTTTTACGAAGCGCGTGGATACAAACGATTGGGCAATATATACTTCCCTAAGCAAAGTGAGCACCCTTTTTATTGTTACGAACTGCCTTTAAATCCTAAAGCTCTTGGTTGA
- a CDS encoding universal stress protein yields the protein MKKIIVPVGNTENGINNLNYAVKFASMSGATVYLVNLYREFSKVGGLTKVNELLHEESEAQLQKIIDSVDTGDVEVLARAIKGDPFEGITRIANQLEVDLMIVSPQSIDIKDEVYLGSITGKIIKETDIPVLVIPQDYIFRKVEVILMAIKSGKIVKEGLLDPLKAMLDLFSARLNVLHVITPDTDDSDLEHDAALKALENNCTTTENATIYQGVLEHFQSNNPDMLCVIRRKRGFFQKLWETSAVMKKDFYTSKPLLILSGQE from the coding sequence ATGAAGAAGATAATCGTACCGGTTGGAAATACCGAAAACGGAATCAACAATTTGAACTATGCTGTGAAGTTTGCATCCATGAGTGGTGCCACGGTTTATTTGGTAAATCTATACAGAGAGTTCTCTAAAGTGGGTGGGCTTACCAAGGTGAATGAATTACTGCACGAAGAGAGTGAAGCCCAACTGCAAAAGATCATTGATTCTGTAGATACTGGCGACGTAGAAGTTTTGGCTCGTGCTATTAAAGGCGATCCTTTTGAAGGGATTACCCGCATTGCCAATCAGTTGGAGGTTGATCTGATGATCGTTTCTCCGCAGAGCATCGACATCAAAGACGAGGTGTATTTGGGGAGTATCACCGGGAAGATCATTAAAGAGACGGACATTCCGGTCTTGGTGATTCCTCAGGATTATATTTTTAGAAAGGTGGAGGTGATCTTGATGGCTATTAAAAGCGGCAAGATCGTTAAAGAAGGCTTGTTAGATCCCCTTAAAGCAATGCTCGACCTTTTCTCAGCCCGTTTGAATGTACTACATGTGATAACTCCAGACACAGATGACAGTGACTTGGAGCACGACGCCGCATTGAAGGCCTTAGAAAATAATTGCACCACAACAGAGAATGCAACCATTTACCAAGGGGTGTTGGAGCACTTCCAGTCTAACAATCCTGATATGTTGTGTGTGATTCGCAGAAAGCGCGGATTCTTCCAAAAGCTGTGGGAAACCTCGGCGGTTATGAAAAAAGACTTTTACACCAGCAAACCTTTGCTGATCTTAAGCGGTCAAGAATAA
- a CDS encoding transposase, with protein MSRKYKFHNPTAAYFVSFATVNWVDVFTRAVYFNVLAKSLSFCRANKGMEVYAFCFMPSHVHLIFRSKHGEHSSLLRDFKRFTSKQLLETIQSHSRESRKEWLLSMFSIAAKGNNDVWHFQFWQHHNHPIELWSNKVIKQKLDYIHNNPVKAGFVTKPSHWKWSSARNFSGKGSILEIDEIGFFGY; from the coding sequence ATGAGCAGGAAATACAAATTCCATAATCCAACTGCAGCATATTTTGTTTCATTTGCTACTGTTAATTGGGTCGATGTCTTTACCCGTGCGGTATACTTTAATGTTTTGGCTAAAAGTCTCTCCTTTTGTAGAGCAAATAAGGGTATGGAAGTTTATGCGTTCTGTTTTATGCCTAGTCATGTTCATCTGATTTTTAGATCAAAACATGGAGAACATTCGTCCTTGTTAAGAGATTTTAAAAGGTTTACTTCCAAGCAACTGCTTGAGACGATTCAATCTCACTCTAGAGAAAGTCGTAAGGAATGGCTTTTATCTATGTTTAGTATTGCTGCAAAAGGCAATAATGATGTCTGGCATTTCCAATTTTGGCAACATCATAACCATCCTATTGAGCTTTGGAGTAATAAAGTGATAAAACAAAAATTAGATTATATTCACAACAATCCTGTAAAGGCTGGATTTGTAACTAAACCTTCTCATTGGAAATGGAGCAGCGCGCGCAACTTCTCTGGAAAAGGTTCTATTCTTGAAATTGATGAGATTGGTTTTTTTGGTTATTGA
- a CDS encoding GlsB/YeaQ/YmgE family stress response membrane protein — MGILYSLLVGGLAGWLAGKLMRGGGFGILMNIILGIVGGAVAGWLFTELGINFIDGFIGDILKGAIGAAVVLFIAGLFKKK, encoded by the coding sequence ATGGGAATCTTGTATTCATTACTTGTTGGCGGACTGGCCGGATGGCTAGCTGGAAAACTCATGCGCGGCGGCGGCTTTGGTATCTTGATGAACATCATCCTGGGGATCGTAGGCGGCGCAGTTGCCGGATGGCTGTTCACCGAACTGGGCATCAACTTCATTGACGGCTTTATTGGCGATATTTTAAAAGGAGCCATAGGTGCGGCCGTGGTGCTGTTTATTGCGGGGCTTTTTAAGAAGAAATAA
- a CDS encoding carboxypeptidase-like regulatory domain-containing protein, translating into MLSNQRILLYLFLLMGTVCFGQSLSGRVTDEQGKSLEGITVINISKVKGTVTNNKGAYQISYTDGDTIVFAGLGFANFEFVAKDLPEDMGPLNITMTPETTELDEVVVNSDQLSDEQIAEIIEQNFGAIMPTKVLSNAEKKLYSASSAHDYGAVSFDYILNLINGRIKSLKTLNNWEKQDALIDKLQAALPEEFFKEELGLEAAEIYPFLLYCVETSSAVPTPDKLNLSLTEFLLVKWKQYQEQRD; encoded by the coding sequence ATGCTTTCTAACCAACGCATTTTACTTTATCTATTCTTGCTGATGGGCACTGTCTGTTTTGGGCAAAGTCTAAGCGGCAGAGTCACCGACGAACAAGGCAAGTCTCTAGAAGGGATCACAGTGATCAACATTAGCAAAGTCAAAGGAACCGTAACCAATAATAAAGGTGCTTATCAGATCAGTTATACCGATGGAGACACTATTGTCTTTGCCGGATTGGGGTTTGCGAATTTCGAGTTTGTCGCTAAGGATCTGCCCGAGGATATGGGACCATTAAATATCACCATGACCCCAGAAACCACAGAACTTGATGAGGTTGTGGTAAATTCGGACCAACTCTCTGACGAACAAATTGCCGAGATCATAGAGCAGAACTTTGGGGCGATCATGCCTACCAAAGTGCTCAGCAATGCGGAGAAAAAACTCTATTCTGCATCTTCTGCTCACGATTATGGCGCTGTCTCCTTTGACTATATTTTGAATCTCATAAACGGCCGGATCAAAAGTCTTAAAACCCTAAACAATTGGGAAAAGCAAGATGCTCTGATCGACAAGCTACAGGCTGCCTTACCAGAAGAATTCTTTAAAGAGGAGTTGGGCTTGGAAGCCGCTGAGATCTATCCCTTTTTATTGTATTGTGTGGAAACTTCTAGCGCTGTTCCGACTCCGGATAAATTAAATTTAAGCCTTACGGAATTCCTGTTGGTCAAATGGAAGCAGTACCAAGAGCAACGGGATTAA
- a CDS encoding DUF3857 domain-containing protein, which yields MRFYQSIFTLTLILIPVLSFGQIDYKVADIPEQLLADANSTVIEHKVEIDIPNNRKIISCERRVITVHNKAGDRHVDAYVNYDNETKVKSLRVDVVDANGNLLETFRKRDFEDVSAVSGGTLYSDSRVLFLNYTPTSYPYTVIFESVVESDNTFFIPRWTMYQNTYSSIWNKYVRIKYEPSLGLRYKTFDPKGQFEVEEQEGFLKISVREQGVIKTEEMSPSFTDLVPTAHFGLSSFSIDGIEGQASNWQELGAWQYRNLVAGLDALPQEVVSKVNALVADAPNTKEKVRRIYEFMQNNTRYISVQLGIGGLRPYPANEVIEKGYGDCKGLTNLTMALLKSQGIEANYCVVWAGRHQRSIDKDFASLQGNHVILNVPLEEEELWLECTSQTMPFNFLGNFTDNRDVVALTPGGGIIKRTPNYTIDQNTLDTSGTFSLDTEGTISGTVNLVSKGIQYDIRSALLHEDQKDRISSYKSYWRYVDNLEIQSIGLEEDKQEISLSEEVVISAKDFANFSNEKVIVPVNVMDRYSYIPRRYKERTQEAVLLRGGVDNTSFRIEIPDGYVVDALPSPVVIESKFGSYTLLVLPDGDKAVQVNRTLVLQNFRAATDEYKELRSFMRTVARSDAAKMVLLKQ from the coding sequence ATGCGCTTTTATCAAAGTATCTTCACATTAACTCTAATTCTCATTCCTGTCTTAAGCTTTGGGCAGATCGACTACAAGGTTGCCGATATTCCGGAGCAGTTGTTAGCGGATGCCAATAGTACTGTTATTGAGCACAAGGTAGAGATCGATATTCCAAACAACAGAAAGATCATTAGCTGTGAACGCCGAGTGATCACGGTGCACAATAAAGCCGGAGATAGGCATGTCGATGCCTATGTGAACTACGATAATGAGACCAAGGTCAAAAGTTTAAGAGTAGATGTGGTCGATGCCAATGGCAATCTGTTGGAGACTTTCCGCAAGCGTGATTTTGAAGACGTAAGCGCCGTGAGCGGCGGAACCCTTTACAGCGACAGCAGGGTACTTTTCTTAAACTATACTCCCACGAGTTATCCGTACACAGTGATCTTTGAGAGCGTTGTAGAGAGTGATAATACCTTCTTTATTCCTCGTTGGACCATGTATCAGAACACCTATTCTAGCATATGGAACAAATACGTTCGCATTAAATACGAGCCAAGTTTAGGCTTGCGGTATAAGACCTTTGATCCTAAGGGTCAATTTGAAGTGGAAGAGCAAGAAGGGTTTCTAAAGATCTCTGTGCGTGAGCAAGGAGTTATTAAAACAGAAGAGATGAGCCCGAGTTTTACAGATTTGGTGCCTACTGCGCACTTCGGATTGAGTTCTTTTAGTATAGACGGAATAGAGGGACAAGCTAGCAACTGGCAGGAACTCGGAGCCTGGCAGTATCGCAATCTTGTTGCAGGCTTGGACGCCTTGCCTCAAGAGGTTGTGTCTAAGGTGAATGCTTTAGTTGCAGATGCACCGAATACCAAAGAAAAGGTGCGCCGAATTTATGAATTCATGCAAAACAATACGCGCTATATCAGTGTTCAATTGGGCATAGGCGGACTCAGACCCTATCCGGCTAACGAAGTCATTGAAAAGGGCTACGGCGATTGTAAAGGACTCACCAATTTGACCATGGCGTTGCTAAAAAGTCAGGGGATAGAAGCCAATTATTGTGTGGTGTGGGCCGGACGCCATCAGCGGAGTATCGATAAGGATTTTGCCTCTTTGCAAGGCAATCACGTGATCTTGAATGTACCTTTGGAAGAAGAAGAATTGTGGTTGGAATGCACCAGCCAGACCATGCCCTTTAACTTTCTAGGCAACTTTACAGACAATAGAGATGTAGTTGCCCTTACCCCAGGGGGTGGCATCATTAAACGCACACCCAATTATACTATAGACCAGAATACACTGGACACCAGCGGCACCTTTAGTTTGGACACAGAAGGGACCATAAGTGGAACGGTGAATTTGGTTTCTAAAGGCATTCAGTACGATATAAGAAGCGCCTTATTGCACGAAGATCAGAAAGATCGCATCAGCAGCTATAAAAGCTACTGGCGCTATGTTGACAATCTGGAAATTCAAAGCATAGGCCTAGAAGAAGATAAACAAGAGATCAGTCTCAGTGAAGAAGTAGTTATCTCGGCCAAAGATTTTGCCAATTTCTCTAATGAAAAGGTGATAGTGCCTGTCAATGTTATGGACCGTTACAGCTATATCCCGCGCCGTTATAAGGAGCGCACTCAAGAGGCCGTCTTGTTACGTGGAGGGGTAGACAATACCAGTTTTCGTATTGAGATTCCCGATGGTTATGTTGTCGATGCGCTGCCATCGCCTGTAGTTATAGAATCTAAATTTGGCAGCTACACTTTACTGGTATTACCCGACGGCGACAAGGCCGTACAGGTGAATCGGACCTTGGTTTTACAGAATTTTCGAGCCGCCACAGATGAATACAAAGAACTGCGCAGTTTTATGCGAACTGTTGCCAGAAGCGATGCGGCTAAAATGGTGTTGCTTAAACAGTGA
- a CDS encoding (2Fe-2S)-binding protein, whose translation MASLSLKINGETRTVNASPDTPLLWVLRDELDMVGTKYGCGIGQCGSCTVHLDGNAVRSCQLPISSLEGKEITTIEGLSEAGDHPVQLAWKEVDVPQCGYCQAGQIMTASAFLEQNPNPSNAEIRNAMHGNICRCASYNRIERAVALAAKKNA comes from the coding sequence ATGGCAAGCCTAAGCTTAAAGATCAACGGGGAAACTCGCACTGTCAATGCTTCGCCAGACACACCGCTTTTGTGGGTGTTACGCGATGAGTTAGACATGGTGGGAACCAAATACGGATGTGGGATCGGACAATGCGGATCCTGTACGGTCCACTTAGACGGTAACGCAGTTCGCAGTTGCCAACTTCCAATCTCTAGCTTGGAAGGTAAAGAAATCACGACTATAGAAGGTCTGTCTGAGGCTGGCGACCATCCGGTGCAGCTGGCTTGGAAAGAAGTAGATGTGCCACAATGCGGTTACTGCCAAGCAGGGCAGATCATGACCGCTTCTGCTTTTTTAGAGCAGAATCCGAATCCGTCTAACGCAGAGATCAGAAACGCCATGCACGGCAATATATGCCGCTGTGCTTCGTACAACCGAATAGAACGCGCTGTTGCTTTAGCAGCCAAAAAGAACGCTTAA
- a CDS encoding molybdopterin cofactor-binding domain-containing protein gives MENNQKLTFSRRGFIKTSALAGGGMLIGFNLFQACKEAAQPPVDIAALNFNDFNAFIKISDEGYVTIFSPNPEIGQGVKTSMPMIIAEELDVSWDKVHVAQGVLDTKNYQRQVAGGSQSIRFGWDALRQTGATAKQMLINAAAAQWGVDASSCTASQGVITNANGDTLHYGQVVNQAATMEVPEDVTLKEPKDYTIIGTDTGNVDIDEIITGKPLFGLDYKAEGMVYASVMRPPAFGNALESFDDADARAVSGVLDVISYDNKIAVLATNTWAAMQGKKALKAIWKADSTLESTADHDRILNEILDGNQFNTRREDGDIKAAFAAADEVVERTYESPFLPHNCMEPMNFYADVTADRIHLVGPIQTPAGTASRVAQLLERKEEEVFLEMTRMGGGFGRRLYGDFVLDAAQISNLAKKPVKVVYSREDDMTAGIYRPAIKYRIAASLKDGEITGYYLKEAAINSNMYGLIPHFFPAGAIPNYKVDTANYQSNITIGAWRAPYTNFLAFAEQTFFDEVAAKLGKDAVQMRLDLLENVKGTTDENIQYSGQRMQETIKLAAEKGGWGKAPEGVYQGFSAYYSHNTHVAELAEVELENGYPVVKKVTVAVDCGIVVNPLGAKNQIEGGVIDGIGHAMYGDFGFDQGRPTSNNYDTYRLIRMRETPQVETYFVENGLSPTGLGEPALPPAGAAIANAINAATGQRLMKQPFINELKPADMKEVIGFTVPLPGMESEKC, from the coding sequence ATGGAAAACAATCAGAAACTCACTTTTAGTCGTCGGGGTTTTATAAAGACTTCGGCTTTGGCCGGTGGCGGAATGCTTATCGGTTTCAACTTATTTCAGGCTTGTAAGGAAGCAGCACAACCTCCGGTTGATATTGCCGCTCTAAATTTTAACGACTTCAATGCCTTTATCAAGATCTCAGATGAAGGATATGTCACCATATTTTCACCAAACCCAGAGATCGGCCAAGGGGTTAAGACCTCTATGCCTATGATTATAGCAGAAGAGCTCGATGTATCATGGGACAAGGTCCACGTGGCTCAAGGGGTTTTGGACACTAAGAATTACCAGCGTCAGGTTGCTGGGGGAAGCCAGTCTATTCGCTTCGGATGGGATGCATTGCGTCAAACCGGAGCCACGGCCAAACAGATGCTCATCAATGCGGCTGCAGCCCAGTGGGGAGTTGATGCCTCGAGCTGTACGGCAAGTCAAGGAGTGATCACCAACGCCAATGGCGATACCTTGCACTACGGACAGGTGGTCAATCAGGCTGCAACCATGGAAGTGCCAGAAGATGTAACCCTTAAAGAGCCTAAAGACTACACCATAATTGGAACCGATACCGGCAATGTAGACATCGATGAGATCATAACAGGGAAACCACTGTTTGGGCTAGACTACAAAGCAGAAGGCATGGTTTACGCTAGTGTGATGCGCCCACCTGCTTTTGGTAATGCGCTGGAAAGTTTTGACGATGCCGATGCACGAGCAGTTTCTGGTGTTCTGGATGTGATCAGCTACGACAATAAGATCGCTGTTTTGGCCACCAATACTTGGGCAGCCATGCAAGGCAAAAAGGCTCTAAAAGCGATCTGGAAGGCAGACAGTACGCTAGAAAGTACCGCAGACCACGATCGTATTCTCAATGAGATCTTAGACGGAAATCAGTTCAATACCAGAAGAGAAGACGGCGATATCAAGGCCGCCTTTGCCGCTGCGGACGAAGTGGTAGAAAGAACCTATGAGTCTCCATTTTTGCCACACAATTGTATGGAGCCTATGAACTTTTATGCGGATGTAACTGCAGATAGAATCCACTTGGTTGGTCCTATCCAGACTCCGGCAGGTACCGCCTCAAGAGTTGCACAACTCTTGGAACGCAAAGAAGAAGAGGTTTTCTTGGAAATGACCCGTATGGGCGGTGGTTTTGGCCGCCGACTCTATGGCGATTTTGTTTTGGATGCCGCTCAGATCTCTAATTTAGCTAAAAAACCGGTCAAGGTTGTTTACAGCAGAGAAGACGACATGACTGCTGGGATCTACAGACCAGCGATCAAATACAGAATTGCAGCTTCTTTAAAGGATGGTGAGATCACCGGATATTATCTTAAGGAAGCAGCCATTAATTCAAATATGTATGGTTTGATCCCGCATTTTTTCCCAGCTGGGGCGATCCCAAATTACAAGGTAGATACAGCCAATTATCAGAGTAATATTACTATTGGTGCCTGGCGTGCACCTTACACGAACTTTTTGGCTTTTGCAGAACAGACCTTCTTTGACGAAGTAGCTGCTAAATTAGGTAAAGACGCGGTGCAAATGCGCCTCGATCTATTGGAAAATGTAAAGGGAACCACCGACGAAAACATCCAATACTCTGGCCAGCGCATGCAAGAAACCATAAAGTTGGCTGCAGAAAAAGGCGGATGGGGCAAGGCTCCAGAAGGTGTTTACCAAGGATTTTCAGCCTACTACAGCCATAACACCCATGTAGCTGAGTTGGCCGAGGTTGAATTGGAAAATGGATACCCTGTGGTTAAAAAGGTTACCGTAGCAGTAGACTGTGGAATCGTAGTGAATCCTTTGGGGGCTAAGAACCAGATCGAAGGAGGAGTTATTGACGGAATAGGTCATGCTATGTACGGCGACTTTGGTTTTGATCAGGGAAGACCTACGTCTAACAATTACGACACTTATCGCTTGATCCGTATGCGTGAAACACCACAAGTGGAAACCTATTTTGTAGAGAATGGACTTTCTCCTACAGGACTCGGTGAGCCTGCTTTACCTCCTGCTGGAGCTGCGATTGCCAATGCGATCAATGCGGCAACTGGGCAGCGTTTAATGAAACAACCTTTCATTAACGAGTTAAAGCCCGCAGACATGAAAGAGGTGATCGGCTTTACGGTTCCGCTTCCCGGTATGGAATCAGAGAAGTGCTAG
- a CDS encoding NTP transferase domain-containing protein, translated as MALPVSILILAAGNSSRMGEPKMLLPWGKLSVLEAVLETAMSINASEVYLVAGAESTSLKETASKYNIKLIENPHWERGMGHSLARGVALAQNSDPEGIMVLLADMPTVKIATLNGLIETFKQTKADIVCTKYPQLQAVPAIFRKNIFARLTRLDGEVGAKQLFQLPDITVASYAIESAYEDIDTPETYQQLKKKYNL; from the coding sequence TTGGCTTTACCTGTAAGCATATTGATCTTAGCCGCCGGGAACTCTTCGCGCATGGGAGAACCTAAAATGCTCCTGCCATGGGGCAAGTTAAGCGTCCTAGAGGCTGTATTGGAAACTGCAATGAGCATCAATGCTTCTGAGGTCTATCTCGTAGCTGGAGCAGAAAGCACTAGCCTTAAGGAAACTGCCAGCAAATACAATATAAAACTAATTGAAAACCCACATTGGGAGCGCGGTATGGGCCATTCCTTAGCGCGGGGAGTAGCCTTAGCTCAAAACAGCGATCCAGAAGGGATCATGGTGTTGCTTGCCGATATGCCGACTGTAAAAATTGCAACCCTCAATGGCTTGATCGAAACTTTTAAACAAACAAAAGCGGATATAGTTTGCACTAAATATCCGCAATTACAGGCTGTGCCCGCTATTTTTCGAAAAAATATCTTTGCCCGTTTGACCCGTTTAGACGGAGAAGTGGGCGCAAAACAACTCTTTCAACTTCCTGACATTACAGTGGCATCTTACGCGATCGAATCAGCCTATGAGGATATCGATACGCCAGAAACCTATCAGCAATTAAAAAAGAAATACAACCTCTAG
- a CDS encoding XdhC family protein, which translates to MFHELKAIFDKALRATQEGKKAVLASVVALDGSSYRRPGVRMLILEDESMHGAVSGGCVEKDILRQAAEVFQRGIPKMMHYDGRYRLGCEGLLYILIEPIASPKDILEALLAQETSRKGFRIVSKFSRHEGLQPTAQSVFQFNSGQSLAVFHAEPDSQPQEEFTQEVAPSIRLMIVGAEHDAVALTQIAAGIGFQVAVVAPPDDPKSLANFPGASHYYPWTPEELKVADIDNRTAVVLMTHSFSKDLKYLGSLIGSDAAYVGLLGPKKRREKLFDALIEHYPEVATEFIENLHGPAGINIGAETAYEIGVSIVAEILACMRGQHPQPLKDKTTGIHD; encoded by the coding sequence ATGTTCCACGAATTAAAAGCGATATTCGACAAAGCCCTCAGAGCAACGCAGGAAGGAAAAAAGGCAGTTTTGGCATCTGTAGTGGCCCTAGACGGCTCTTCCTATCGTAGGCCTGGGGTTCGTATGTTGATCTTGGAAGATGAAAGCATGCACGGTGCTGTTAGTGGTGGTTGTGTAGAAAAAGATATTTTGCGGCAAGCAGCAGAAGTGTTTCAGCGAGGAATTCCTAAGATGATGCATTACGACGGCCGATACCGCTTAGGCTGTGAAGGCCTGTTGTATATTCTAATAGAACCTATTGCGAGTCCAAAAGATATCTTAGAGGCGCTGCTTGCGCAAGAAACTTCCCGGAAGGGTTTCCGCATTGTCTCTAAATTTAGTCGTCATGAAGGCTTGCAACCAACAGCGCAATCTGTGTTTCAGTTTAACAGTGGCCAGTCATTAGCTGTTTTTCATGCAGAGCCAGACTCGCAACCGCAAGAAGAATTCACACAAGAAGTTGCGCCAAGCATTCGCCTTATGATCGTTGGAGCAGAACACGATGCAGTGGCATTAACGCAAATCGCTGCTGGAATTGGTTTTCAAGTTGCTGTTGTTGCGCCTCCTGATGATCCTAAATCCTTAGCGAACTTCCCCGGTGCATCACATTACTATCCCTGGACACCAGAAGAACTAAAAGTTGCTGATATAGATAACAGAACTGCTGTTGTATTGATGACACATAGCTTCTCTAAAGACCTCAAATATTTAGGGAGTCTAATAGGATCAGATGCTGCATATGTAGGATTGCTTGGTCCTAAAAAGCGCAGAGAGAAACTCTTTGATGCGCTCATTGAACACTACCCGGAGGTGGCCACAGAATTCATCGAGAATCTTCATGGACCAGCAGGCATCAATATTGGCGCAGAAACTGCCTATGAGATCGGTGTTTCGATAGTTGCGGAGATTCTTGCTTGCATGCGAGGGCAACATCCGCAGCCACTCAAAGACAAAACCACAGGAATTCACGACTGA
- the glp gene encoding gephyrin-like molybdotransferase Glp, producing MVTVTEALDIISAVVKATREQRNCPLEQALDHVLAESIYSPINMPPFQQSAMDGYALSMHESLNYRVVGEVAAGSSNNPSLKPGEAVRIFTGAPVPDSANSIVIQEKVTRKDEVLVLDDAPQEGANIRPVGEQLSKGDVVLAAGTRLSPASLGLLAGVGVSAVPVYKKPRVAIVVTGDELKAAGEELSRGQIYESNGLMLSAALKDKAYVDTFVLKAEDKLDTLTKTLEKAFEAAEVVLVSGGISVGDYDFVNEALSHLGVKTHFYKVKQKPGKPLLFGTKDQQMVFALPGNPASALNCFYVYVHLALKLWEGDAEASISFRQATITADFNKKGDRAQFLKAKIGANNTVEILNGQASSMLQSFAVADALVYMEEDMGFVAKNTSVRYLKID from the coding sequence ATGGTAACTGTTACAGAAGCCTTAGACATCATATCGGCTGTTGTTAAGGCTACACGAGAGCAGAGAAACTGTCCTCTAGAACAGGCTCTTGATCACGTTTTAGCTGAATCTATTTACAGTCCGATCAATATGCCGCCATTCCAACAATCGGCAATGGATGGCTATGCCTTATCCATGCACGAAAGTCTTAATTATCGTGTGGTTGGTGAGGTAGCAGCAGGTTCTTCAAATAACCCAAGCTTAAAACCCGGTGAGGCAGTACGCATTTTTACAGGAGCTCCTGTACCTGACAGTGCAAACAGCATTGTAATTCAAGAAAAAGTTACCCGCAAGGACGAAGTTCTGGTCTTAGACGATGCGCCTCAAGAAGGAGCCAATATTAGACCTGTTGGAGAACAACTGTCTAAAGGAGATGTGGTACTTGCCGCGGGGACTCGGCTTAGTCCTGCCAGCCTTGGACTTTTGGCTGGCGTAGGGGTATCTGCAGTGCCGGTTTATAAAAAGCCTCGTGTTGCCATCGTAGTTACGGGCGATGAGCTTAAAGCGGCGGGAGAAGAACTTAGCCGTGGCCAGATCTATGAAAGCAACGGGCTTATGCTCAGTGCAGCGCTAAAAGACAAAGCTTATGTAGATACTTTTGTGCTTAAGGCAGAAGACAAGCTAGACACCCTCACCAAGACCCTGGAAAAGGCTTTTGAGGCTGCTGAGGTTGTTTTGGTTTCTGGGGGTATTTCTGTGGGCGATTACGATTTTGTAAATGAGGCCCTGTCTCATCTTGGCGTTAAAACGCACTTCTACAAGGTGAAACAAAAGCCAGGTAAACCGTTATTGTTTGGAACCAAAGACCAGCAAATGGTGTTTGCCTTACCGGGAAATCCGGCCTCTGCTTTAAATTGCTTTTATGTCTATGTTCACTTGGCTTTAAAGCTATGGGAAGGCGATGCTGAGGCTAGTATTAGCTTTAGACAGGCCACTATCACTGCGGATTTTAATAAGAAAGGCGACAGAGCCCAATTCTTAAAGGCTAAAATTGGTGCTAATAACACTGTAGAGATCTTAAACGGACAGGCTTCTTCCATGCTGCAGAGCTTTGCAGTTGCAGATGCCTTAGTGTATATGGAAGAAGATATGGGTTTTGTAGCTAAGAACACATCGGTGAGATATTTAAAAATTGACTAA
- a CDS encoding MoaD/ThiS family protein — protein sequence MELQLKYFGRIAELTGKSEEVRSAAVDTVAALNDVLKKEYPGLAMASYSIAVDHEIVRGEYPLPAKAEVALLPPFSGG from the coding sequence ATGGAATTACAACTAAAGTACTTCGGAAGAATAGCGGAGCTTACGGGGAAATCCGAGGAGGTACGTTCGGCAGCGGTCGATACGGTCGCAGCTTTGAATGACGTACTTAAAAAGGAGTATCCTGGGCTTGCTATGGCGAGCTACAGTATTGCTGTAGACCACGAAATTGTAAGAGGAGAGTATCCACTTCCTGCCAAAGCGGAAGTTGCACTGTTACCCCCATTCTCTGGAGGTTGA